The Nycticebus coucang isolate mNycCou1 chromosome 5, mNycCou1.pri, whole genome shotgun sequence genome window below encodes:
- the LOC128586762 gene encoding histone H2B type 2-E → MPEPAKSAPAPKKGSKKAVTKAQKKDGKKRKRSRKESYSIYVYKVLKQVHPDTGISSKAMGIMNSFVNDIFERIAGEASRLAHYNKRSTITSREIQTAVRLLLPGELAKHAVSEGTKAVTKYTSSK, encoded by the coding sequence ATGCCTGAGCCGGCAAAATCTGCTCCTGCTCCCAAAAAGGGTTCCAAGAAAGCCGTCACCAAAGCCCAGAAAAAGGATGGCAAGAAGCGCAAGCGCAGCCGCAAGGAGAGCTATTCCATCTACGTGTACAAGGTGCTGAAGCAGGTCCACCCCGACACCGGCATCTCCTCCAAGGCCATGGGCATCATGAACTCCTTCGTCAACGACATCTTCGAGCGCATCGCCGGGGAGGCGTCCCGCCTGGCACATTACAACAAACGCTCCACCATCACGTCCCGCGAGATCCAGACGGCCGTGCGCCTGCTGCTGCCCGGCGAGCTGGCCAAGCACGCCGTGTCCGAGGGCACCAAGGCGGTCACCAAATACACCAGCTCCAAGTGA
- the LOC128586761 gene encoding histone H2A type 2-C has protein sequence MSGRGKQGGKARAKAKSRSSRAGLQFPVGRVHRLLRKGNYAERVGAGAPVYMAAVLEYLTAEILELAGNAARDNKKTRIIPRHLQLAIRNDEELNKLLGKVTIAQGGVLPNIQAVLLPKKTESHKAKSK, from the coding sequence ATGTCTGGCCGCGGAAAGCAGGGAGGCAAAGCTCGCGCTAAGGCCAAGTCGCGATCATCCCGCGCTGGCCTTCAGTTCCCAGTGGGGCGAGTGCACCGCTTGCTGCGCAAAGGTAACTACGCCGAGCGGGTTGGGGCCGGCGCGCCCGTCTATATGGCGGCGGTCCTCGAGTACCTGACCGCCGAAATCCTGGAGTTGGCTGGTAACGCAGCCCGGGACAACAAGAAGACGCGCATCATCCCCCGTCACCTCCAGCTGGCCATCCGCAACGATGAGGAGCTGAACAAGCTATTGGGCAAAGTCACCATCGCCCAGGGCGGCGTCTTGCCTAACATCCAGGCCGTTCTATTACCAAAGAAAACTGAAAGCCACAAAGCCAAAAGTAAATAA
- the LOC128586760 gene encoding histone H2A type 2-B encodes MPTKSLFLVCYWLFDLASLLANQTSSLTPPGSSYKLHQIGYPFHIHLLEKEAVTAFLAVMSGRGKQGGKARAKAKSRSSRAGLQFPVGRVHRLLRKGNYAERVGAGAPVYLAAVIEYLTAEILELAGNAARDNKKTRIIPRHLQLAVRNDEELNKLLGGVTIAQGGVLPNIQAVLLPKKTESHKPGKNK; translated from the coding sequence ATGCCAACCAAGAGTCTGTTTCTGGTTTGCTATTGGCTGTTTGATTTGGCTTCGCTTTTAGCCAATCAAACCAGTTCCCTCACCCCTCCCGGGAGCTCTTATAAATTACATCAAATTGGTTATCCTTTCCACATCCATCTCCTTGAAAAAGAAGCTGTAACTGCATTTTTAGCCGTAATGTCAGGACGCGGAAAGCAAGGTGGCAAAGCCCGCGCTAAGGCCAAGTCACGCTCTTCCCGCGCTGGCCTTCAGTTCCCAGTGGGGCGAGTGCACCGCTTGCTCCGCAAAGGCAACTACGCTGAGCGGGTAGGGGCAGGGGCACCGGTGTACTTGGCGGCTGTGATCGAGTACCTGACCGCGGAAATCCTGGAGTTGGCGGGGAACGCGGCCCGGGACAACAAGAAGACGCGAATCATCCCTCGGCATCTGCAACTAGCTGTGAGAAATGACGAAGAACTCAACAAGTTACTTGGGGGTGTCACTATTGCCCAGGGTGGCGTCTTGCCCAATATCCAAGCTGTCTTGTTGCCCAAGAAAACGGAGAGTCACAAGCCTGGCAAGAACAAGTAG